The sequence CTCTGTTTATTGTTAGATTTAGGTGCCAAGCCCCACCTAAGGGTGTGTGTTAATTAAAGACATGCGGATGACAAGCGGATGTTAATTACatgtgcgcatgtgcaaagcgggacagtcacatgacattcAGCAAATGTTGCAGCAAATTGCAGCATATAATAAACAAACATGACTGTTtctataaataattaattatgcacaGTGGTtaaataaaaataattgaTTAGGTAGCATGAATCAGTCATTTCAGGGGAAGAGTGGATATCCGTCTGCTGTGAGTATCGGAACTCCCACAGAGGACAGAATGAACAACACCAGAATCAGCAACATAGGATACACAACCACAGTGGTCCCTATGGTTACCAAAGCATTCACAGCTCGAGCCTTGGTAAACTTCGAGTCCGAGGGTCCAAAGAGAGCGAGGAAAGTGCTACAGAAGACGAGCGTATAAGTAATGGCAAGTACAGTATTGAGGAGTAGAATTTGTCCAAAACGTGTGAAGAGTTCAATTGTTGTGAAGAGCAATGGAATGATTGCTAAGATGGTTGTCATGGCAGAGCTGACTATTGAGACACCCACAAACGAAATAGATGCTGCAACACGCTTAACTCGTATAGAGGCTCCAGACATAAACTGCACGGGAtgggatatacatgtacatcatgtacatgtacacattagaAACTTAATAGGCGACGTGTATAGTAACCTTTAGCTGCAAACACAGCACAAACAGTATTATTaatgcacatacatgcacatacatgacGTATAGATTTACAGAAATTAACACTTTGAGCACAAAACTCTTAATAACTGCATGCTATTAGTCTTACCTTGAACTGTTCCACATAGGCAATGTGTTCGGGAGTGGCAGACATATAACCCTCACACAAGTGAATACAGTAATCCAAGGAGTTACCGACCACAATAGTCAGAGTTATGGCCTCCACAATGCCAAGCTTCCAACCAAACACCACAAACATTGCAAGCAGTGAGAAAACAATGCTTAGAACAGTCAACTTGATTGCAACGAACACCCTCCAATTGTACGTGAGGAACACTATGATCACCATACACAGTAGTATAGACACACAAATTCCATACAAAGAGCCATCCACAGCCAATACTTCGATGTTGACTTCCACCCACTTCTCAGACGCCTGAAACCCGGAGGAAAGGAGTTTATCTGCTCCCTCATAGAGTTCTCCAGGTCCCGACTGCTCACTGATAGCGGACAGTTCCCCTGAGAGAAAGTCTTCCCATTGTTGGTAGTCTTTCACACTGTCAGACGGGGAGTCATTTGGACTAGTGGTCTGTATTGGGCAACAGAATGCAGAGAGTTGGATAGAAttacactgtatacatacaaTTTGGCCATATGTTGCGTCTAAAATGCTTTCTTGGAAGCTAATATGAATGAATGGTATGCAGGTACTATTGTACACAttccttgtacatgtaagttcAATTAAAGGACTTGTTATTTGGCAGCATACAATGCATAAAATTTATACACTTTAAGGAAGTGGTCACTTTCAAAAGGATGACTTATAATTACTGTTTATGTCAACTTTATTGCAGAACCAAGGTTtttaattgtgtgtgtacaaagcTAGGGCCTTGAGTATGAAGTATACGTAATGACTTACAGATTTGAAGGCCATGGACAAGTAGCGCAAGTTCTTTGTTCCACCATCAGTACTGTTATAATAAGAATCTGCGGCAGCAGTCACAGAGACATTCCTGGTATCTTGTCTTAACAAAGGCTGACACTCGGGTAGGCTCTGAGCAGAGTAGTAGAGGCAACGAAAGGAAGAGGAGAGTAAAGTACGGGGGAAACAGTTATAGTTTCCCTCCATGATGAGACCATTGTCTGGGCTAGAAATGTTGGTACAGATTCGGCAGAAAGCTCGAACAGCTCCCTTGGGATTGATTATGCCGGGTCTGGAACTGCAGGTAAAATTACCTACAAACGAGTCGTCTTGCACAGCATAGTTCTATATGGGAGGCACACGTAGTTAAAAaggtcatacatgtatatccgaTAAATAATCctttatatgcatgtacattgtacgtgtACGAACAGTCAATGTTTACATCGTTTTCCCGACCAATCcctaatatacatgcattacaTGCATTCTGGAATGTGCAGGCATATAATCATCAAGACATGACACTTGCCATAAAAGAGCAGTCTTATACGTGCTCACCCCATTAGATAGGAATTCAGATGATTCAACTCTCTTAATATCTTTGATTCCAAACACGACGTTGACAACGACGTTATTAGAATAAAGGTTGGAGAGAATATCCACTTCCTCCCCACCACTATTGGGAGTATGAGTGGGGGGATTCGTTACAGGGGCAGATGGTGTATGGTCCCCATTGTTAGTGGTATGGGTGACTGGTGGGTGTGTGACGGGCGGTGGTGCTTGTGTAGTGGATGGGGGACGTGGGGTTTGTGGAGGGTCAGTATGTGGAGGGGTGGTTACAGGGGGTGCTTGGGTATGTGGAGGGGTGGTTACAAGAGGTGCTTGGGTATGGGCAGGAGTGGAGTGGGAGGGAGTGAAGTGGGAGGGTTTGGATGTGGGTGGTGAGGACGTGGGAGGCTTGGTTGACGAGCTGGAGGTTCCCCCACCACCagtagaggggggagggaTGTAAGGTACTGTGAGAATGTAAATGTTGAGCCtttaaacattaattttgatgagaTTACAACTAAACATTATATCGACcagtaattacatgtacatgtatcatccGATCATCAAACTCACATGATCCTCCACAGCCATTAATGCAGTCCAAAATCCCACCCTCTGTTAGATTCCCTGTTAGATCAAGCAACTTCTGGATGTTGGAGTTTGAGTTAAACAGCTGGGGAGGACGGTCTGAGAATCGAAGTAGGCCGACCACAAGTCCTATTGAAAGAATCAAACTAAGTAGGTACACCCAAATGCAGAACATCTTCAGTAGCAGAAATCTGAGCTTTCCAAATTTGGTCTTCACTAACTGAAAGAAAAGAACAGGCCTCGCAATACAGTGTAGCATCGTGAGCTGGAGGAATGTTGACACTTTCTCCACAGGCAAAGTTTTCTGGATCATTTCAGTTTGCACAATATGCGCCATACCCTGTGTTTCTGCTACTGTAACATTTGATTCCAGGGTTACATCATTATTGTCTCTTTCTGAAAGGAGGTCTGTCGACTCGCTTTCCTTATAATATGTTAAATCAGCCTGATTATCATTCTCTGTTCCAATTTCTTCCTCATCCAATTCAGACAATCTGACATGAGGTATAGTCACTGTAATTTGCTTATGAGCACAGGGCAGCGAACAAGGGTAGTAGCAACAGTTCTCACAATATCTGAACACAGCATGCCATATATGTAAGGCAAGAGGGAGAACAATGAGCACTTGAATATAGCAAAATATCACCACTAGACCCATGAAGATGCCGAACTGCTTCACGGCAGGGATCTGCATGCAAAGAGGAGAGAGTATAAAAACATAATAGCAAACACGAATATACAAATACAACAGTAGATTTGGTTAGGAAGAAGAAATAGTATTAGCACAGCTAAGTTCGTGCTGACAACCTATGCGGGTAATAAAATGGCCACACAAAATTGCGCACAGTACCCAGCTACAACCGCATGAGACTAAAAAATACCTCCCA comes from Halichondria panicea chromosome 3, odHalPani1.1, whole genome shotgun sequence and encodes:
- the LOC135332921 gene encoding protein dispatched homolog 3-like → MSEESSLVELESSLESDTELTDTEDETSEAFQKLRFHGLQSDSEDTDKPAPKWKFWRNRNGQQQVLSVQSGDITVPSQTTELKKGAFGPASMVFNWILKFVFFHEKAPLVSVILLTLNVGIFATLLGTAISLYPPDINVSLTSFTIPNHPSQKHWDSFSAAKAGRYLNASSQNNVTQTSNIVKRDAESVMKRSVDGGDCTPQPGHRYQNIDMSRYGTWNLELIYKVRDGVEDNNLLTKERLSLIHSMENEIYNSDGYANVCHKKSGSALCDRLNSVMSSLYPRNSDGSYVYNTLDGFTPNLTKSLLQFKDHLDQALWYTGGQITVVKSTNQIKAKLLRSQLSVGLPLPCYNGATRDNIGEQQRAVFDYYISLVPLFEKASGGELEVIYGGTGLYDYQVDSAIIHDYLLAIASFVLIVIVVFVLSGFSVWLTVLGIYSVFSCFPWAYFVYRIILGIKTLNVLNVVSVFVVIGIGVDDVFVFINTFKQSGKLKSLPLLHQRLGYTILTAGKATFVTSLTTSVAFFANAISAIPAVKQFGIFMGLVVIFCYIQVLIVLPLALHIWHAVFRYCENCCYYPCSLPCAHKQITVTIPHVRLSELDEEEIGTENDNQADLTYYKESESTDLLSERDNNDVTLESNVTVAETQGMAHIVQTEMIQKTLPVEKVSTFLQLTMLHCIARPVLFFQLVKTKFGKLRFLLLKMFCIWVYLLSLILSIGLVVGLLRFSDRPPQLFNSNSNIQKLLDLTGNLTEGGILDCINGCGGSLPYIPPPSTGGGGTSSSSTKPPTSSPPTSKPSHFTPSHSTPAHTQAPLVTTPPHTQAPPVTTPPHTDPPQTPRPPSTTQAPPPVTHPPVTHTTNNGDHTPSAPVTNPPTHTPNSGGEEVDILSNLYSNNVVVNVVFGIKDIKRVESSEFLSNGNYAVQDDSFVGNFTCSSRPGIINPKGAVRAFCRICTNISSPDNGLIMEGNYNCFPRTLLSSSFRCLYYSAQSLPECQPLLRQDTRNVSVTAAADSYYNSTDGGTKNLRYLSMAFKSTTSPNDSPSDSVKDYQQWEDFLSGELSAISEQSGPGELYEGADKLLSSGFQASEKWVEVNIEVLAVDGSLYGICVSILLCMVIIVFLTYNWRVFVAIKLTVLSIVFSLLAMFVVFGWKLGIVEAITLTIVVGNSLDYCIHLCEGYMSATPEHIAYVEQFKFMSGASIRVKRVAASISFVGVSIVSSAMTTILAIIPLLFTTIELFTRFGQILLLNTVLAITYTLVFCSTFLALFGPSDSKFTKARAVNALVTIGTTVVVYPMLLILVLFILSSVGVPILTADGYPLFP